cacTAGGACATAGATATCACTGGCCAAACCAGAATTTATTACCTATCCCAAATTgaccttgagaagctggtggacctgcttgaactgctgcagtccatgtgttataGGTAAATTGATATTACCAACAGAGAGGGATTTGCAGAATTTTGTCCCAGTGTCATTGAAAAATTATTTTGATCTAAGGCAGAACAATCTTTTTAAAAACCATCACATGTAATGATAACCTGGAAGGTCATGTCCGAACAGAActgtcaacattttaaaaaaaacacaagatattggataagtacatgggaAAAAGCTACAGAGAAATAGAGATGTTGtacaaattttaaagaattagTTATCAGTGACCAAAATGGTCCAATTGTGTACTGTGCAAGCTTTTGTTCCAAATTTATTTATAAATACATGTTAAAAGTTTGttaatgggatgtgggagtcactggcatCACCAATATTTATTGTGCAGTCAAATCTCCCCCGTGAAGGTGGTactgaactaccttcttgaactgctgcagtcgtcAGAGATGCAGATACTTCCACAATGCTGTTGTTAGGTAGGTGCAGcgcaaattccaggattttgacctagtgacaaaTGAAGGAACAATGTTGTAGTTCCTAGTCACGGGGTGTGGCTAGGAGGGAAATTTCCAGGTGGTGGTTTGTTCGTGTATATGCCATCTTTGAAAAACAAAGTGGTAGAAGTCACAGGTTAGGAAGTCACCACACAAGTCTATTGAACTACAGCAGTGAACTTGAGATAaaacacactgctgtcactgtacaTTAATGAAGGGAGCAAATGTTGAAATTACTAAAAGACTTTACAGTCCATATTTACAGATTCAGTGACCTTCAACAAACTGACTTTGAATCATCAGAACTTCCAAATCCTAAACTCTGGCACTAATCTCAAAACAAACGTATATGGGTTGCCCGCTTTCTTTGCTCTAATATAAAACAGGACAAGCAGGGTTCAATCTACATTTGTCAGGTTTGAAATCTTCACCTTGAAAATCATTTATACAGCATTTTTTGCCTTCCCACCATAACTAtatattttttgtttgttttccttataTCTACATTTCTAACAACCTGCAAAGTGTATGCGCATGTGAACTGTAAATCAAGTGCAAGTTGTTAAATATACATCTTCACTGACAAGCAAACCTTGCCAAAATTTGCTCTACCCCAACCCCAAAAAGAACACAAGTTTACTGTTTATTATTTATTGTTTTACTATGAAGTCCAGTTTACATAACTAATTATTACAGAAGGAAGCATGAGTCAAGACTAATATGCAATGCAGGGTCTGTACTCCTATTTTGCAAAAACTTGGTCCATTCATCTAATCCTCTCTCCATTTTTGAGGAGTGATCTTGCCCACAGGAGACAAGTTCCATGTAATGCCAGTCTGTGTTGAAACCTACAAGCAAATAGAAGCATGTAAGAAACAAACATTACTACAACACGTAGTTAGTTAAATTAAGAAGTCTTTCTAACAGCAAATTCAACTGTAGCAGAGTTGGGAACAAATCTGCAGGTGGCTTAGCGAACAACAAAAGgagtttgatttattttattaaattaaaaaccaagagaactacagatgctgtaaatcagaaacaaacaagcaattgctgaaaaagctcagcaggtctggcaacatctttggagaaaggatttctgaagaggggtcaccagacctgaaatgttaaccctgatttttcttcacagatgctactaggcctgctgagcttttccagaaaattgtgATTTTATTCATTGTTAGATTAAGTGAACATCAGAATATGGGGCAAGGAGGCAGAAATACAAAGCAGTGGTTAGGCCCCAGTTAGAATTCTGCATTCAGttcatagaaactaggagcaagagtaggccattcagctcttcaaacttgctctgccattcaatataatcagaCTGATCCTCTCTAAGCCATATttccactttcttcccataccctCGGATGCCTCCAATATCACAAAATTCTCAACATTTCAAAAAGTGCTTAAACGTGTGACTAGGCCTCCACCAGCCATCCAAAATAGCAAACTAGAAGTTCAGAACACCACATCTTAGAAAGGATATAATTGCCATGAAGGGGagcctcacagacacacaagaatgattaaaaacaaaacactgcaaatCCCAGAAATCAGAAAATGCCATAACTCTTATTAAAGCGAACAAACAACAGCTGAAACTTAGATATAGATCAACTATAATCTAACAAAGACAGAACAGGCCTTGGCCTTCAATGGCTGACACAGAGACAAGttttaaataattaaaacatCTTTCAGACATGCAGATACCTCTGGAGTTTTCCCCCACCTTATAAAATAATCAGTATCTGATTGTGatgtgaataaaaacagaaaattgttaTAAGTGTCTTGAAGTCAGATGAATAACCTCATGAGGTAAATCTCGCATACTaagttgaattttttaaaaaattgctacTGCTGCTTCAGCAGTTTCACAAGCAAGGGACATGTTCAATGTCTGCACTGTTGAGTTGCCATAAAATAGTACCGAGCACATCACCGGCTCACAAGTGATAGTGACCCAACAGTCTGTTGCTCACTTGGATGATATCTCAGTTATTTGATTTGAAagtgtggaaaaaaaacaaatagatGATCACTACtaagtttttaaaaacttacaTAACTCCAAACTACAACACAGAATGTCAGTCCTCCCAAAAGGATAGCATTTCCATATTTGTCATGGAAGTCAGGACCAGTCTTGTGGTGAACTTGTCTTGCTGCGATTTGACGAATGCTCCGACctaaaaaaaaaccaaatacCAAATTCTTTTTGACTGCAATTATTCAGCTTCAGAGACAAGTGTTAATTCTACAGTGAGCGCATTCATCGGAATTTGAGGTACATCACATTTCAGCTGCCTTGCAGGTACCACTCAAAATGGATAAATTCAGAATGAGTCACCAACCCTAAACTACAGGCGTGGCAACAGGGATTTAGCAGATATCACAAATCTCAAACTGAAATCAACAGAACAGTCAATAAGATATTTCTCAAAATGAAATCAACATGTCATCAGGTCTGATCTTAATGACGCACTGAAATCTGAAAGGAATAAAGCAGGGTAACATTTTTATacttaaagcaaaacaaaatgtcaACAAATGTTCACTTAATTAGGAACATCTACATTAGAATTGCTGTCCCTGATGTTATACTTAAGTAGGAAAATAGGTCAAGAAAAGCTTTTATTTTGTCAGATCAGAAAACATGATTAAACTTCCAAAAAAATATGGTCACCAACTTACGGACATTTGACAGTAACAAGATCCCATACAGGTATGTATTAATATTAGTTTAAGATTTGATGCAAATGTTTCCATGTACATAAAATGCCAATTTATACTGTACTCCCACTTCTGTACAAATCAACTTGTGAACATTCAACAATAGAACCTAGGATCTGGTGGAAACAATACAGCAAGTGATTTTTGCTGAGTTTAAATACACAGCTTTCACAAGATCTAATGCTTGGTTACCTGTAATTTCTGGTTCACACTGACTTGACATGAGCAAGAAATGTTCTTGAATACCaagagtccagaatcagggtccacagtctaaggataaggggtaGAGCATTTAGGATCTGGGCaaataaatttcttcacccagagtatggtcagcttgtggaattctccagGGAAAGTGGTTCATGCCAATCTTTTTAAGAAAGTGagatagttcttggggctaaatgAATCAAAGCATCGGGAGAAAGCAGAAGCAGGGTACGGAATTGGATAAGAAGCCATGATCACGTGGTACAGTGACGCAGGTTCAAAAGGACCAAaagacctacttctgttcctattttctacatgTCTATGTAATTGCCAGGAGCATAATGAGTATCATGCATAACTGCACAGCTGCAAATTACTCAGTGCAAAATAATCAAATTCCGTTTCAAATTATTGCAATAGTCATCGCTGGCATTTCTATCAAGTTTGTCCTAACTTGTTAGTAACAGAATGGCAAAGGTCAAGTCCATTTGCCTTTTACAGCACAAGCTTGTAGTTATTATGGAGTGATCAATTTACAAGCACAAATGCAATATAACCAGTGTGCGACAGAATCATTTTTCTTCCACAGCTACACAAGGAGTCATAGTTTACAGTAGAAACTAGATAATATCCATGCTTCACAAACAAAGCAGATACCATAACTGGAATCTATTAAAAAATTCTATTACAGATGGTCAGGATTCTTCACATTAACGTGTTCCATTTTGTTGTGTGGCACTTCCATTGTGCTAAGTGGAAAAGGTCAACAACAACAGCTCCACAAGGTGCTAACGATCATGAGTAACAGTCATATTGTACTCAGccacacaatctgtaaccttacTACAAGGCATGTCCCTCAGTCTCACATTACCAACAAGCCAAGAGATCAACATGGCTCTATGaacagtgcaggaggacatgctaggAACACCACAGGCACACAAAGTTGCATGTCAAGCTAGTGAAGCTACTACACAGGACAACTTACACTCCAAACAATGCGATCGACAGTGATAGACCAGCCTCACAATCACTGGTCAGATCAAAGGTCTACAATCTTGACACATCCAATCataatggtggtggataattaaacagaAGGAGGTGGCTCCATCAATGATTCCACTCCCAACGATGGAGAAGCTGAACACCTCAGCGCAAAACACAGGTTGAAGAGTATGAGCCCTGCTTCAGCCAAGTGTCCCCTTGCTTCCTCGTGAGGCAAAGTGCAACACAAGTGCTAGTCTTCGGTCAATGCACTTCACTTCACTTGATAAAAGCAAGGCACTGGATAGTGCAAAATCAACTCTTCTGCATTCACCTCCCATGTTGGCTGGAAAGATGCCaatatgtcctgtccacaaaaaaaaatcatgtgcaATTCAATTTGATTTAGTCATCAAACGTAGCAAGAaattgaaaagcattgttttgcttGCTATACAGGCGCATCCCCATACAAAGAACATCAGGTTTGCACGGAAGGTgcagagaggggaaagagagacaTCAGAATTATAAAGAAAGTTGAATGGAGAATAAATTAACTCAAAGAGGGTAAATAACCTTGAAAGAAATGCAAAACAAGAGACAAGTTGCATAATGGTGCTTCTAATATACAgctttaaagaaaaatgaaaacagttTCTACTCAGATGATCAAGCACCAAAGAGAAAGAACCAACATTTCAGGAATAAGATCTTGACCCAAAATATAAACACAAATGGTAAGCTTTAAAATTCCCATCTTCAATGAAGTATCAGTTATAGCTCTTGCAACTTCCCACTCAAGTTGAAATTCTGACAATTGACATGACAACACATGGCCACAGTAACCATAGTACACAAGCTTTGGCTGGTCTTTGGCAACTGCTCCTTCAGGATCATCTTCAAAAATCAACTGATAAAGACAAGCAAAACTATTGGTCACTCCAGAAGGGTTAAGGATACATTTCAACTCCGGAAGCAGAGAGTAACCTTTTCAAAATATACCAAGTCAAAATGATCCAGGTCCAGCTTTCCAAGAGAAGAAACATCCCAGGAACTATTATTCCCAAAGCTGTACTTGCAGActgcaaaaaggcaaattctggAAGATACTGGGAAGCAATCCTTCTCCCAGGTGGAACTGTACTACAAAAGAAGCTGACGTTTTACAAACTAAACTCAAGGGTTAGAGACTGTAATACAAAGTTAGGACTCCTAGAATTTTGATGTGTATAAATCAAACGGACTAAAAGAAATCTTCACAC
The Stegostoma tigrinum isolate sSteTig4 chromosome 15, sSteTig4.hap1, whole genome shotgun sequence genome window above contains:
- the LOC125459057 gene encoding cytochrome c oxidase subunit 7B, mitochondrial, translated to MVPLSRSLLSLTGRSIRQIAARQVHHKTGPDFHDKYGNAILLGGLTFCVVVWSYVSTQTGITWNLSPVGKITPQKWRED